The following proteins come from a genomic window of Camelus dromedarius isolate mCamDro1 chromosome 29, mCamDro1.pat, whole genome shotgun sequence:
- the SPESP1 gene encoding sperm equatorial segment protein 1, whose protein sequence is MPMKCFVLLVALLVWPSSAPAYPRLTVMPDEEQNLNHYVQVLQNLILSVPTKGPGHQRKSKTPSNVNSAASRVSKFKEVKSHDEATAENDVLISPVTDETTTFPTRGFTLEVEREKHTKSTAFWSIKPNNISVVLHAKEPYIEKEEPEPEPELPVRQTEAPKPVPNATELPTRENTVVDTATELEDVPQLSGDYEAEQSEALTFEEHPQDLYNERILKKISDISAQVQRVPLPESLKPEYRADIEAAKEHLKRSLALAAAAEHKVEKMYKSQMLPLGRSSGGADDVETVINVLYNSRSRLPEYFNIRYVPPGMRAKATIVSNTLRKILCVSLGETENLIRKLLNNNIKMLNLLNTHDKADLG, encoded by the coding sequence GACTAACTGTGATGCCTGACGAAGAACAAAACTTGAATCATTACGTGCAAGTTTTACAGAACCTAATACTAAGTGTTCCCACCAAGGGGCCAGGTCATCAGAGAAAATCAAAGACTCCAAGTAATGTTAATTCTGCAGCATCGAGAGTATCAAAGTTTAAGGAGGTGAAGTCGCACGATGAAGCCACAGCTGAGAACGATGTGTTGATCAGTCCTGTCACTGACGAAACTACAACTTTCCCTACCAGGGGCTTCACGCTGGAAGTAGAGAGGGAAAAACACACTAAAAGCACAGCGTTCTGGTCAATTAAGCCAAataacatttctgttgttttacatGCGAAAGAACCTTACATTGAAAAAGaagagccggagccggagccggagctgCCTGTAAGACAGACTGAGGCACCGAAGCCAGTGCCAAATGCCACCGAACTGCCCACAAGGGAGAACACCGTCGTGGACACCGCCACAGAGCTGGAGGACGTTCCTCAGCTCTCGGGAGACTACGAAGCGGAACAGTCTGAAGCACTGACGTTTGAAGAACACCCACAGGATTTGTATAATGAACGCATcctgaaaaaaatttcagatatCAGTGCGCAGGTGCAGCGGGTGCCTCTTCCTGAGAGCCTCAAGCCAGAATACAGAGCGGACATCGAAGCTGCCAAAGAGCACCTCAAACGGAGCCTTGCTCTGGCAGCCGCAGCAGAGCATAAAGTGGAGAAGATGTACAAATCTCAGATGTTACCGCTAGGGCGGAGCAGCGGGGGGGCCGACGACGTTGAAACTGTTATTAACGTGCTGTATAATTCTAGATCTAGGCTACCTGAATATTTCAATATTAGGTATGTTCCGCCAGGGATGAGAGCAAAAGCTACTATAGTATCCAACACATTGAGAAAAATACTTTGTGTAAGTCTAGGGGAAACGGAAAACCTTATTAGGAAGCTATTAAACAataacataaaaatgttaaacctACTTAATACCCACGACAAAGCTGACTTAGGCTGA